From a single Struthio camelus isolate bStrCam1 chromosome 31, bStrCam1.hap1, whole genome shotgun sequence genomic region:
- the DNM2 gene encoding dynamin-2 isoform X5, with protein sequence MGNRGMEELIPLVNKLQDAFSSIGQSCHLDLPQIAVVGGQSAGKSSVLENFVGRDFLPRGSGIVTRRPLILQLIFSKTEYAEFLHCKSKKFTDFDEVRQEIEAETDRVTGTNKGISPVPINLRVYSPHVLNLTLIDLPGITKVPVGDQPQDIEYQIKDMIMQFISRESSLILAVTPANMDLANSDALKMAKEVDPQGLRTIGVITKLDLMDEGTDARDVLENKLLPLRRGYIGVVNRSQKDIDGKKDIRAALAAERKFFLSHPAYRHMADRMGTPHLQKVLNQQLTNHIRETLPSLRSKLQSQLLSLEKEVEEYKNFRPDDPTRKTKALLQMVQQFGVDFEKRIEGSGDQVDTLELSGGARINRIFHERFPFELVKMEFDEKDLRREISYAIKNIHGVRTGLFTPDLAFEAIVKKQVVKLKEPCLKCVDLVIQELINTVRQCTSKLGSYPRLREETERIVTTHIREREGKTKDQILLLIDIELSYINTNHEDFIGFANAQQRNTQTNKKRAIPNQGEILVIRRGWLTINNISIMKGGSKEYWFVLTAESLSWYKDEEEKEKKYMLPLDNLKIRDVEKGFMSNKHVFAIFNTEQRNVYKDLRQIELACDSQEDVDSWKASFLRAGVYPEKDQTENEDGVQENTFSMDPQLERQVETIRNLVDSYVGIINKSIRDLMPKTIMHLMINNTKDFIHSELLAYLYSSADQNSLMEESADQAQRRDDMLRMYHALKEALNIIGDISTSTVSTPVPPPVDDTWLQTSSGHSPPPQRRPVSAVLPPGRPPAVRGPTPGPPLIPIPAGGPSSFAAPPIPSRPGPQNIFAANNDPFSAPPQIPSRPARIPPGIPPGVPRRPAPSAPSRPF encoded by the exons GGACTTCCTTCCCCGAGGCTCTGGAATTGTCACTCGGCGGCCTCTCATCCTTCAGCTCATCTTCTCCAAGACAG AATATGCTGAGTTTTTGCACTGCAAATCCAAAAAGTTCACGGATTTTGACGAGGTGCGGCAAGAGATCGAAGCAGAAACGGACAGAGTCACAGGCACAAACAAAGGCATCTCTCCTGTCCCCATCAACCTTCGTGTCTATTCGCCACACG TGTTGAACCTGACTCTGATTGACCTCCCGGGTATCACCAAAGTGCCAGTGGGGGACCAACCACAAGATATTGAGTACCAGATCAAAGACATGATCATGCAGTTCATCAGTAGGGAGAGCAGCTTGATCCTTGCTGTGACGCCAGCCAACATGGATCTGGCCAACTCAGATGCGCTCAAGATGGCAAAAGAAGTCGATCCTCAAG GCTTGCGGACGATTGGAGTGATCACCAAGTTAGATCTGATGGATGAAGGCACAGATGCCAGAGATGTGCTGGAGAACAAGCTGCTTCCTTTACGAAGAG GCTACATCGGTGTCGTTAACCGGAGCCAGAAGGACATTGATGGTAAGAAGGACATTAGGGCGGCGCTGGCAGCGGAGCGGAAGTTCTTCCTTTCTCACCCGGCTTACAGACACATGGCAGACCGGATGGGCACCCCACATTTGCAGAAGGTCCTTAACCAG CAACTGACCAACCACATTCGGGAGACACTGCCTTCACTGCGCAGCAAGCTTCAGAGTCAGCTGCTGTCCCTGGAGAAGGAAGTTGAGGAGTACAAGAATTTCCGCCCTGATGATCCCACGCGAAAAACCAAAGCTTTGTTACA AATGGTCCAGCAGTTTGGTGTAGACTTTGAGAAGCGGATTGAAGGTTCAGGAGACCAGGTGGACACACTGGAACTCTCCGGGGGTGCCCGAATCAATCGCATTTTCCATGAGAGGTTTCCTTTTGAGCTAGTCAAG ATGGAGTTTGACGAGAAGGATTTGAGACGAGAAATAAGCTATGCAATTAAAAACATCCATGGTGTGAG GACGGGGCTCTTCACCCCAGACTTGGCATTCGAGGCCATTGTGAAAAAGCAGGTGGTGAAGCTGAAAGAGCCTTGTCTGAAGTGTGTCGACCTCGTTATTCAGGAGTTAATCAATACAGTTAGACAGTGTACCAGTAAG cTTGGTTCCTACCCCAGGTTACGAGAGGAGACGGAGAGGATCGTTACCACTCACATCAGGGAACGGGAAGGCAAAACGAAGGACCAG ATTCTCCTGCTGATTGACATTGAGCTCTCCTACATCAACACTAACCACGAAGACTTTATTGGATTTGCCAA TGCACAGCAAAGGAACACCCAGACGAACAAGAAAAGAGCCATCCCGAATCAG GGTGAGATACTG GTGATCCGCAGGGGCTGGCTGACCATTAACAACATCAGCATCATGAAGGGAGGCTCCAAGGAGTACTGGTTTGTGCTGACGGCAGAGTCGTTGTCCTGGTACAAGGATGAGGAG gagaaggagaagaaatacatGTTGCCTTTGGATAATTTGAAAATCAGGGACGTGGAGAAGGGATTTATGTCTAATAAACATGTCTTTGCCATCTTCAACACAGAGCAGAG GAACGTGTACAAAGATCTCCGTCAGATTGAGCTGGCCTGCGACTCCCAAGAAGACGTGGACAGCTGGAAAGCCTCTTTCCTCCGAGCGGGAGTTTACCCAGAGAAAGACCAA ACTGAGAACGAAGATGGCGTCCAAGAGAACACCTTCTCCATGGACCCTCAGCTGGAGCGCCAGGTGGAAACCATCCGCAACCTTGTCGACTCCTACGTCGGCATCATCAACAAGTCCATCCGGGACCTCATGCCAAAGACGATAATGCACCTCATGATAAACAAT ACCAAGGATTTCATCCACTCGGAGCTGTTGGCCTACCTATACTCGTCTGCTGACCAGAACAGCCTGATGGAGGAGTCGGCTGACCAGGCGCAGAGGAGGGATGACATGCTGCGAATGTACCATGCCCTGAAAGAGGCCTTGAACATCATCGGAGACATCAGCACCAGCACGGTATCCACGCCGGTCCCCCCGCCCGTGGACGACACGTGGCTGCAGACGAGCAGTGGGCACAG ccccccgcctCAGCGCAGACCTGTCTCCGCCGTCctgccgccgggccggccgcccgcTGTGAGGGGCCCCACTCCGGGGCCGCCCTTGATCCCCATCCCTGCGGGGGGACCTTCCTCCTTCGCCGCTCCCCCCATCCCCTCGCGCCCAGGACCTCAGAACATCTTCGCTGCTAACAACGACCCCTTCTCAGCCCCTCCTCAGATTCCGTCGCGGCCGGCACGCATCCCCCCCGGCATTCCTCCAGGCGTGCCCAG
- the DNM2 gene encoding dynamin-2 isoform X6, with amino-acid sequence MGNRGMEELIPLVNKLQDAFSSIGQSCHLDLPQIAVVGGQSAGKSSVLENFVGRDFLPRGSGIVTRRPLILQLIFSKTEYAEFLHCKSKKFTDFDEVRQEIEAETDRVTGTNKGISPVPINLRVYSPHVLNLTLIDLPGITKVPVGDQPQDIEYQIKDMIMQFISRESSLILAVTPANMDLANSDALKMAKEVDPQGLRTIGVITKLDLMDEGTDARDVLENKLLPLRRGYIGVVNRSQKDIDGKKDIRAALAAERKFFLSHPAYRHMADRMGTPHLQKVLNQQLTNHIRETLPSLRSKLQSQLLSLEKEVEEYKNFRPDDPTRKTKALLQMVQQFGVDFEKRIEGSGDQVDTLELSGGARINRIFHERFPFELVKMEFDEKDLRREISYAIKNIHGVRTGLFTPDLAFEAIVKKQVVKLKEPCLKCVDLVIQELINTVRQCTSKLGSYPRLREETERIVTTHIREREGKTKDQILLLIDIELSYINTNHEDFIGFANAQQRNTQTNKKRAIPNQVIRRGWLTINNISIMKGGSKEYWFVLTAESLSWYKDEEEKEKKYMLPLDNLKIRDVEKGFMSNKHVFAIFNTEQRNVYKDLRQIELACDSQEDVDSWKASFLRAGVYPEKDQTENEDGVQENTFSMDPQLERQVETIRNLVDSYVGIINKSIRDLMPKTIMHLMINNTKDFIHSELLAYLYSSADQNSLMEESADQAQRRDDMLRMYHALKEALNIIGDISTSTVSTPVPPPVDDTWLQTSSGHSPPPQRRPVSAVLPPGRPPAVRGPTPGPPLIPIPAGGPSSFAAPPIPSRPGPQNIFAANNDPFSAPPQIPSRPARIPPGIPPGVPRRPAPSAPSRPF; translated from the exons GGACTTCCTTCCCCGAGGCTCTGGAATTGTCACTCGGCGGCCTCTCATCCTTCAGCTCATCTTCTCCAAGACAG AATATGCTGAGTTTTTGCACTGCAAATCCAAAAAGTTCACGGATTTTGACGAGGTGCGGCAAGAGATCGAAGCAGAAACGGACAGAGTCACAGGCACAAACAAAGGCATCTCTCCTGTCCCCATCAACCTTCGTGTCTATTCGCCACACG TGTTGAACCTGACTCTGATTGACCTCCCGGGTATCACCAAAGTGCCAGTGGGGGACCAACCACAAGATATTGAGTACCAGATCAAAGACATGATCATGCAGTTCATCAGTAGGGAGAGCAGCTTGATCCTTGCTGTGACGCCAGCCAACATGGATCTGGCCAACTCAGATGCGCTCAAGATGGCAAAAGAAGTCGATCCTCAAG GCTTGCGGACGATTGGAGTGATCACCAAGTTAGATCTGATGGATGAAGGCACAGATGCCAGAGATGTGCTGGAGAACAAGCTGCTTCCTTTACGAAGAG GCTACATCGGTGTCGTTAACCGGAGCCAGAAGGACATTGATGGTAAGAAGGACATTAGGGCGGCGCTGGCAGCGGAGCGGAAGTTCTTCCTTTCTCACCCGGCTTACAGACACATGGCAGACCGGATGGGCACCCCACATTTGCAGAAGGTCCTTAACCAG CAACTGACCAACCACATTCGGGAGACACTGCCTTCACTGCGCAGCAAGCTTCAGAGTCAGCTGCTGTCCCTGGAGAAGGAAGTTGAGGAGTACAAGAATTTCCGCCCTGATGATCCCACGCGAAAAACCAAAGCTTTGTTACA AATGGTCCAGCAGTTTGGTGTAGACTTTGAGAAGCGGATTGAAGGTTCAGGAGACCAGGTGGACACACTGGAACTCTCCGGGGGTGCCCGAATCAATCGCATTTTCCATGAGAGGTTTCCTTTTGAGCTAGTCAAG ATGGAGTTTGACGAGAAGGATTTGAGACGAGAAATAAGCTATGCAATTAAAAACATCCATGGTGTGAG GACGGGGCTCTTCACCCCAGACTTGGCATTCGAGGCCATTGTGAAAAAGCAGGTGGTGAAGCTGAAAGAGCCTTGTCTGAAGTGTGTCGACCTCGTTATTCAGGAGTTAATCAATACAGTTAGACAGTGTACCAGTAAG cTTGGTTCCTACCCCAGGTTACGAGAGGAGACGGAGAGGATCGTTACCACTCACATCAGGGAACGGGAAGGCAAAACGAAGGACCAG ATTCTCCTGCTGATTGACATTGAGCTCTCCTACATCAACACTAACCACGAAGACTTTATTGGATTTGCCAA TGCACAGCAAAGGAACACCCAGACGAACAAGAAAAGAGCCATCCCGAATCAG GTGATCCGCAGGGGCTGGCTGACCATTAACAACATCAGCATCATGAAGGGAGGCTCCAAGGAGTACTGGTTTGTGCTGACGGCAGAGTCGTTGTCCTGGTACAAGGATGAGGAG gagaaggagaagaaatacatGTTGCCTTTGGATAATTTGAAAATCAGGGACGTGGAGAAGGGATTTATGTCTAATAAACATGTCTTTGCCATCTTCAACACAGAGCAGAG GAACGTGTACAAAGATCTCCGTCAGATTGAGCTGGCCTGCGACTCCCAAGAAGACGTGGACAGCTGGAAAGCCTCTTTCCTCCGAGCGGGAGTTTACCCAGAGAAAGACCAA ACTGAGAACGAAGATGGCGTCCAAGAGAACACCTTCTCCATGGACCCTCAGCTGGAGCGCCAGGTGGAAACCATCCGCAACCTTGTCGACTCCTACGTCGGCATCATCAACAAGTCCATCCGGGACCTCATGCCAAAGACGATAATGCACCTCATGATAAACAAT ACCAAGGATTTCATCCACTCGGAGCTGTTGGCCTACCTATACTCGTCTGCTGACCAGAACAGCCTGATGGAGGAGTCGGCTGACCAGGCGCAGAGGAGGGATGACATGCTGCGAATGTACCATGCCCTGAAAGAGGCCTTGAACATCATCGGAGACATCAGCACCAGCACGGTATCCACGCCGGTCCCCCCGCCCGTGGACGACACGTGGCTGCAGACGAGCAGTGGGCACAG ccccccgcctCAGCGCAGACCTGTCTCCGCCGTCctgccgccgggccggccgcccgcTGTGAGGGGCCCCACTCCGGGGCCGCCCTTGATCCCCATCCCTGCGGGGGGACCTTCCTCCTTCGCCGCTCCCCCCATCCCCTCGCGCCCAGGACCTCAGAACATCTTCGCTGCTAACAACGACCCCTTCTCAGCCCCTCCTCAGATTCCGTCGCGGCCGGCACGCATCCCCCCCGGCATTCCTCCAGGCGTGCCCAG